The Zhihengliuella sp. ISTPL4 genomic interval CCGATCGACGTGGCCGCCATCGCCGCGGACGTCGAGTCGTCCCTGGGCAGCCCGGCGATCGTTCCCGAAGCCGACGAGTTCTGGCGGGTGAACGCCGCCGAGCTCCAGAGCGGAGCCCCCGTCGTCTGGGAGGTCACCCTCGCGCCCGCGGCACAGGACGAGCGCGGGTTCATCAAGCTCGCCCAGGCCTTCGACGCCGACGCCTCCTGGGCTCCGCAGCGCCTGAACGGCATCGCCCCGACCGACACCGTGCGCATCGGCGGCCGGGAGTGGGACGTCTATCAGCCCGGTTCCGCCGGCGCCGAGGCGAACGTCACGTACGCCCTCGGCACCCAGGCCGGCGACGACTACGTGCTCCTCTACGGCTCCCGCTCGGCGGATTCCACTGCCGAGCTCGCGGAGTCGCTCATCCCCCAGATCCGCACCGTCTCGGAGGCCCGATGACCCACCCGCTGACCCCCGCCGCCGCCTGGAAGCAGATGCAGGACGGCAACCGTCGCTTCGTCCGCGACGAGCCCCAGCACCCGAACCAGAACGTCGACCGCCGCAAGGACCTCACCGCAGCCCAGCACCCCGTCGCGACGCTGTTCGGCTGCTCGGACTCCCGTCTCGCCGCCGAGATCATCTTCGACCTCGGCCTCGGCGACCTCTTCGTCGTGCGGAACGCCGGACAGGTGATCGGCGAGTCGATCGTGGCCAGCCTGGAGTACGCGGTCGCCGTCCTCGAGGTACCGCTCATCGTGGTGCTCGCGCACGACTCCTGCGGTGCGGTGCGCGCCGCCATCGACGGCACGGCCATCGACGCCGATCCGCTGCCTCCGCACATCTGGAAGCTCATCGCGCCGATCGTCCCGGCCGCGCGCAAGGTCCTCGCGGAGAGCGGCGGCGGCACGGTGGCGGACATCGATGCGGAGCTCGTCGGACGTGAGCACCTGCGCAACACCGTCAACGACCTGCTGCAGTCGTCCGAGATCATCAGCAACGCCGTCGCCGAGGGCCGTCTCGGCATCGTCGGCGCCAACTATCGTCTGGCCGAGGGTGAGGCAGCGCCCGTCATCACGGTCGGCATCGAAGCCGAGGGGATCGACCCCGCAACCAAGGAGGGTTCGGAATGACCGACACCGAGTACCGCATCGAACACGACACCATGGGTGAGGTGCGAGTGCCCGTGAACGCGCTCTACGGGGCGCAGACGCAGCGCGCTGTGGAGAACTTCCCGATCTCCGGCAAGGGCCTGGAGTCCACGCAGATCGCCGCACTCGCGCGCATCAAGAAGGCCGCCGCGCTGGCGAACAAGGAGCTCGGCACGCTCGACGGCACCATCGCCGACGCCATCGCCCAGGCCGCCGACCAGGTCGCCGCGGGCAGCCACGACGGCGAGTTCCCGGTCGACACCTACCAGACCGGTTCCGGCACCTCGTCGAACATGAACATGAACGAGGTCCTGGCGACGCTCGCGAGCCGCATCCTCGGCTCGACCGTGCACCCCAACGACCACGTGAACGCCTCCCAGTCGTCGAACGACGTGTTCCCGACCTCGGTGCACATCGCGGTCACGCAGGCGCTCATCGACACCCTGATCCCGGCGCTCGACCACCTCGCGGTCGCACTCGAGGCCAAGGCGGAACTCTGGAAGGACGCGGTCAAGTCCGGCCGCACGCACCTCATGGACGCGACGCCCGTCACGCTCGGCCAGGAGTTCGGCGGCTACGCCCGCCAGATCCGCCTGGGCATCGAGCGCGTGCAGTCGGCGCTCCCCCGCGTGGCCGAGGTACCCCTGGGCGGCACCGCCGTCGGCACCGGCATCAACACGCCGCTCGGCTTCCCGCAGAAGGTCATCGAGCTGCTCGCAGCCGAGACCGAGCTGCCCATCACCGAGGCGAAGGACCACTTCGAGGCGCAAGCCAACCGTGACGGTCTCGTCGAGGCCTCCGGCGCGCTCCGCACCATCGCGGTCTCGCTGACGAAGATCAACAACGACCTGCGTTGGATGGGCTCCGGTCCCAACACCGGCCTCGGCGAGCTGCACATCCCCGACCTGCAGCCGGGGTCGTCGATCATGCCGGGCAAGGTGAACCCGGTCGTTCCCGAGGCCGTGCTGATGGTGTGCGCGCGCGTCATCGGCAACGACGCGACCGTCGCCTGGGCCGGGGCCTCCGGTTCGTTCGAGCTGAACGTCGCCATCCCGGTCATGGGCACCGCGCTGCTCGAGTCGATCCGTCTGCTGTCGAACGCCTCCCGGGTGCTCGCCGACAAGACCATCGACGGCCTGCAGGCGAACCTCGACCGCGCCGCCGCCTTCGCGGGCATGAGCCCGTCGATCGTGACCCCGCTGAACAAGCTGATCGGCTACGAGGCTGCGGCGAAGATCGCGAAGCACTCGGTGGCCAAGGGCATCACGGTGCGCGACGCCGTGATCGACCTCGGCTACGTCGAGCGCGGCGAGCTCACCCTCGAGCAGCTCGACGAGAAGCTCGACCTGCTGTCGATGACCCACCCGGGCTGATCCACGCCCGACACGGATGCCGCGAGGACCTCGGTCCCCGCGGCATCCGTCGTCTCCGGCTCCGTATCGTGCAGGTGACGGGTCAGCTCAGTTCGCCGCCCTCCAGGAGGTCGGTGACGAGGGCGGCGATCGCGGAGCGCTCCGAGCGGGTCAGGGTGACGTGGCCGAAGAGGCCGTGTCCCTTGAGGGTCTCGATGACGCTCGCGATGCCGTCGTGCCGGCCGACCCGCAGGTTGTCCCGCTGCCCGACGTCGTGGGTGAGGATGACGCGCGAGTTCTGTCCCATGCGACTGAGCACCGTGAGGAGCACGTTCCGCTCCAAAGACTGCGCCTCGTCCACGATCACGAAGGCGTCGTGCAGGGACCGTCCGCGGATGTGGGTGAGGGGCATCACCTCCAGGAGTCCGCGTTCGACCACCTCATCGATGACGTTCCCCGAGACCACGGAGCCGAGGGTGTCGTACACCGCCTGACCCCAGGGGTTCATCTTCTCGCCCTGGTCGCCCGGCAGATACCCGAGCTCCTGGCCGCCCACGGCGAACAGCGGACGGAAGACGATGATCTTCTTCTGCTGCTGGCGCTCCAGCACGGCCTCCAGCCCCGCGCACAGCGCGAGCGCCGACTTGCCGGTGCCTGCGCGACCGCCCAGCGACACGATGCCCACCTCCGGGTCGAGGAGCAGGTCGATCGCGATGCGCTGCTCGGCGGAGCGCCCGTGCATGCCGAAGATGTCGCGGTCGCCGCGGACGAGCCGGAACTCGCCGTCGCCGGTGACCCGACCGAGGGCCGATCCGCGCTCGGAATGGATGATGAGACCGGTGTTGACCGGAAGCCCGTGCACGTCCTCGCTGAGCCCGACCTCGCTCTCGTAGAGGTCGCTGATGTCGTCGCCGGAGAGGTCGAGGGTGGCGATCCCCGTCCAGCCCGAGTCCACGGCCTGCTCCGCGAGGTACTCCTCGGCGCGGAGCCCCAGGGACGCGGCCTTCACCCGCATCGGGAGGTCCTTCGACACGATGGTCACGTCCTGGCCATCCTGCGCGAGGTGCATCGCCACGGAGAGGATGCGGCTGTCGTTGTCGCTCAGGCGGATCCCGGCCGGGAGCACCGAGAGGTCGGCGTTGCCGAGTTCCACGCGAAGGGTGCCGCCCTCGCCGACCTCCACCGGGAAGTCGAGGCGGCCGTGCTCGACGCGGAGGTCGTCGAGATGGCGCAGCGCCTGGCGGGCGAAGTAGCCGATCTCCGGATCGTGCCGCTTGCCCTCGAGCTCGGTGATGACCACCACCGGAAGGACCACGGAGTGCTCCGCGAAGCGGAAGAGCGCCTGCGGATCGCTCAGCAGGACCGAGGTGTCGAGGACATAGGTGCGCAGATCCTGGTCGGGTTCTGCGGCCGCGGCCTGTCTCGTCGTCTGACGGGTGGACTGCTGCGCGGTGCTGGTGGACTGCTGCGCTGAACGTGTGGTCACGACCCACTCCCGACCCGGGGATTCCCGGCTATTCGAACGAGTCGACCAGGGGGTCACGAGTCGCGAACCTGAGGCCGACCCGACCGGGCGCCTTGCCCGATGCCTTGACCGTACGACCGCCCGGGGGTTTTCCACGGACAAGACACGCCAGCGATTCGTTACGGGACGATGAACGATTCCTTGCCGAACGCGCCGAGGGTCTCATCGAGCAGTGCGAGGGTCTCGGCGTCGGTGCCCGCGTGCGGCGCGACCCGGATCGACCCGCCGCGCGCCGTGACGACGAGTCCCGCGTTCGCGAGGGCCGCCGCGAGGCGGGCAGGGTCCTCCGGTGCGAGGGCGACGATCCCCGCGCGTTCGCTGCGCTCGCGTGGCGAGGCGACCGCGATCCCGTGGCGGTCGGCGGTCTCGATCACCGCGTCCACCTGCGCGGCGACCCGCTCCTCGATGGCCGCCACCCCCGCGTCCCTGACGTCGCGGACCCCGATCGCCAGCCGGCCCGCCGCGAGCGGGTCGGGCATGCTGACCGTGTACGCCCGCGCGTCTGCGGCCGGGGCCGGAAGCTCGTCGACGAACAGCCCGCTCGCCGTCGTCCCCGTGATGCCGGAGAGGACGGGCGCGATGCGCTCCCGCGCCTGCGGGGAGAACCAGGCGAAGCCGGTGCCGCGGCCCGCACGCAGCCATTTGTACCCGTGCCCGACGACGGCGTCCGCTACGGTGTAGTCGGTCTCGATCACGCCGAAGGACTGCACGGCGTCGACGATGAGGAGGCGGTCGGGCCCGAGGACGTCCCGCAGCGCGGCGAGGTCGGCCCGGTAGCCGGTGCGGAAGTCGACGTGGCTGACGGCCAGTGCCACGACGTCGTCGTCGAGAATCGCGGCGACCGCGTCGGGCGTGACACGCCCGTCGTCGGGCGTGATCCAGCGCGGCGTCACCGTCCGGTCGGAGGCCGTCGCCGCGCGCTCCAGGGTGAGGCTGACGCTCGGGAACTCCGCCGTGCTCGCGACCACCGCACCCGTGATGCCGTAGAGCGCGTGCATCAGGCCGTGCGTCGACGACGGCTGCAGCGTGACGTCAGCGGCCTGCACACCCAGCAGGTCGGCGACGACGTCCTGGGCCTGCGCGATCCGCTCGCCGACGAGCGCCAGCGACGAGGGCCGCCCGTTGCCGAGGAGGTCCGCATCGGCGAAGACCTCGGCGCGGACCGAGGGCGAGACGGGGCCGAACGCCGCCCAGTTCAGATACCCCGGATCGGCGTCGAAAGTACCGAGGTAGTCGTCGAAGGTGCTCACCGGGTCATTCTGACACGCACCCGCACAGCTCGGCTCACCGTCCGAATCGACGGTCCCGGTCGGCGAAATCGCGGATCGCGCGGAGGAAGTCGACCTGTCGGAGATCGGGACCCAACGCTTCGACGAAGTAGAACTCGCTGTGGGCGCTCTGCCACAGCAAGAAGTCGCTCAGGCGCTGCTCGCCGCTCGTGCGGATCACGAGGTCCGGGTCGGGCTGACCACCCGTGTAGAGGTGCTCGCCGATCATCTCCGGGGTGAGCTGGGCCGCGAGGTCCTCCATCGTGCCGCCCGACGCTTCGTGCTTCGTGATGATGCTGCGCACCGCGTCGACGATCTCGTTGCGGCCTCCGTAGCCCACCGCGAGGTTCACGTGCAGCCCGGTGTGATGCTTCGTCCGCTCCTCCGCGTCGGCGAGCACCCGTGCCAGCTCCGCGGGCAGGATGTCGGAGCGGCCGACGTGCTTCACCCGCCAGTTCCCCTTCAGCGACAGGGCTTCCGCGAGCTCCGCGATGATCTCGATGAGGTCGGCGAGCTCCGCCGAGTCGCGCTTGCGCAGGTTGTCGCTGGAGAGGAGGTAGAGCGAGACGACCCGCACCCCCAGCTCATCGCACCACCCGAGGAACTCCTGCATCTTGGCGGCCCCCGCACGGTGCCCTTCGGCGGCGGTGTCGAACCCGAGCTGCCGCGCCCACCGGCGGTTGCCGTCGATCATCATCGCGACGTGGTGCGGAACGGAGGCCGGATCGAGCTGACGACGCAGCCGGCTGGTGTACAGCCGGTACAGCGGCCCACGCCCCGGGCTCTCGCGTGACATCACCCACCTACGCTACCCTGCCCCGCCCTTCCGCGCCGGTGCAGAACCTGGGGACATGTACGGTTCGCGGCATGCGCGCCCGCTTAGAGTGAGCACGTGAGCACTTCCGACCAGACCGGCGCCGACGTCCCTCAGCTGCCGCTGCTCGAAGCGGCGGCCGCCGATGCGGCGACCGAGATCAAACCGACCTGGCGCGGCTGGATCCACGCGGGCACCTTCCCCGTCGCGATCGTCGCGGGCATCGTCCTCGTCGCCGTGTCGCAGGGCGCCGCGGCGAAGTGGGCCGCGGTGGTCTTCATGGCTACGTCGCTGCTGCTCTTCGGGAACTCGGCCGTGTATCACCGCTTCAACTGGCGTCCGCGGGTGAAGGGCATCCTGAAGCGCATCGATCACGCGAACATCCTGCTGCTCATCGCCGGCACCTACACGCCGCTCGCGACCCTGGCGCTACCTCCGGAGAAGGGCGTCCTGCTGCTGTCCCTGGTCTGGGGCGGCGCGATCCTCGGCATCCTCTTCCGCGTGTTCTGGATCCACGCGCCGCGCTGGCTCTACGTCGCACTGTACCTGCTGCTCGGCTGGGCCGCGGTGATGTACATCGTCGACCTGCTCGACGCCAACGTGGCCATGATGGTCCTCGTGATCGTCGGCGGTCTGCTCTACACGGGCGGCGCCATCGTCTATGCGCTGAAGAAGCCGAACCCGTGGCCCGGACACTTCGGCTTCCACGAGATCTTCCACGTGTGCACGGTCCTGGCGTTCCTGTGCCACTGGACCGCGTGCCTGCTGATCGCCCTGCACCCGCTGTCGCCGTCGCTCGGCGCGCCCTGAGCCGGGGTCAGCGCTCGCGCGGCTCCTCATCGCCGTCGGGCGTCGCGGATGCCCCCGGCGCGGTGCGACCGGCGTCCGCGGCGCTCTCGGCGGCACGCGCGGCCTCTTCCGCGTCGAGCTCCTCACGCACCTCTTCGCGGTACCGCACCCGGCGGATGCGACGGTTCATGTCCCAGATCAGCAGGATCACGGCGACGAGCACGATGACGATCACCGCGAAGCCGGCGAAGCCCGGCGTGACCGACTCCGGAGCCACCGTCATCGACGGCGTCGGCATCGGAGTCTCGGAGAGGAAGCGCATGAATCGGCCTTTCGTACGCAGGTCGCATAACCTGTTAACACCAGCCTAACGACCGGAAGACCCCACCTGTGACGACCGCCCTCCCGCTCGACGAACGCTACGGCCGCACCCGCCGAGGCCGGTGGCCGTGGTGGGTGGCCGGCGCCGTGGCCGTGGTCCTGGTCGCCGTCTTCGGATGGTTCACGGTGAGTCAGTCCATGAATTCCGTCGATGCCGACGACCTGGGCTTCGAGCTCGTGGACGAGCACGCCGTCGATGTGCGATTCCAGGTGACCGGCGTGCAGGGCAAGGACGTCGTGTGCGTGCTCGAAGCCCTCGACGAGGAGTTCGGCGTGGTGGGCTGGAAAGTCGTGGAACTCCCGGCCGGGGACGCCCACTCCCTCACCCGGGCGGAGCGCATTCCGACCGTCGCCGAGGCCACGACAGGTTTGGTGAACACCTGTTGGGTCGCCTAGACTGATCCCAGACAGACGACGCCCCGGCACCGTGCCGGGGCGTCTTGGCATATCCCCCGCGGCATCTCGGCGGGATCCCGATAGAAGGAGCTTCGTCATGTCCACCGATGCTCAGGTCCCCTTCCTCACGCAGGAAGCCTACGACCGGCTCGTCGCCGAGCTGGAACACCTCTCCACCGTCGGCCGCGACGAGATCGCCAAGCGCATCGAGGCGGCCCGCGAGGAGGGCGACCTCAAGGAGAACGGCGGCTACCACGCCGCCAAGGACGAGCAGGGCAAGCAGGAGGCGCGCATCCGCACCCTGGAGGCCCTGCTGAAGACCGCAAAGGTCGGCGAAGCCCCCGCCAGCCGTGGCATCGTCGAGCCGGGTACTGTCGTGACCGCGGTCGTCGCGGGCGGTGAGGAGGTCTTCCTCCTCGGCAGCCGTGAGATCGCCGCCGGCAGCGACCTCGACGTCTACAGCGAGGCGAGCCCGCTGGGGCAGGCGATCCTCGGCCTCAAGGTCGGCGACTCCTCGTCGTACGAGGCGCCGAACGGCCGCTCGATCAGCGTCGAGATCGTGAAGGTCGAGACCTACACGGGCTGATGCTCCCGGAACCGGAAACCGTACCCCCTCGACCGCAACGGTCGAGGGGGTACGTCGTATCGGGCGCCCTCAGTCCGGGACGACGATCGGCGCGAAGCCGGCGCGACGGAGGGTGTCGAGCGTGTGGTCCGAGTGCTCGGCCCCGCGGGTCTCCACGCTGAGCTCGAGGATGACCTCGCTGATCTGCAGCCCGTGTCCGTGACGGGTGTGCATCGCCTCGATGACGTTCGCCCCCGCCTCCGCGATGAGCTCGGACACACGCGCGAGCTGCCCGGGGCGGTCGGGCAGGGGGATGCGGATCGTGAGGTATCGACCGGAGGCGGCGAGGCCGTGCGAGACCACCCGTTGCAGCAGCAGCGGGTCGATGTTGCCGCCGGACAGCACCGCCATCGTCGTCCCGGTCGCCGACACGCGTCCGGAGAGGATGGCCGCCACTCCGGCGGCCCCGGCGGGCTCGACCACGACCTTCGCCTGCTCCAGGAGGACAAGCATCGCACGCGCGAGGTCGTCGTCGGACACCGTGACGACCTCGTCGACGAGGTCCTTGATGATCTCGAAGGGCACGGCCCCGGGCCGGGCGACGAGGATGCCGTCCGCGATGGTCGGCCGCGTCACGATGTCGACCGGTTCCCCGGCCTCCAGCGACGGCGGCACCGCGGCGGCGTTCTCCGCCTGCACCCCGATCACCCGGATCGTGCGGCCCAGCTCGGCGGCCTTCGCCTTGACCGCGGCGGCGACACCGGCGATCAGGCCGCCGCCGCCGATGCCGAGGACGACAGTGTCGATCTCCGGTGCGTCCTCCAGCAGTTCCAGCCCGAGGGTGCCCTGCCCGATGACGATGTCCCGGTGGTCGAACGGATGGATGAGCACAGCACCCGTGCGCTCCGCGAATTCGGCGGCCAGTCGCAGCGAGGTGGCGACTGTCTCCCCCTCGAGCACGACGTCGGCGCCGTACCCACGGGTGGCGAGCAGCTTCGGGACCGGGACCCCGAGCGGCATGAAGATCGTGGCCGGGATGCCCAAGGCCTGCGCGGCCAGCGCGACGCCCTGCGCGTGGTTGCCCGCCGAGGCCGCGACGACACCGCGGGCGCGCTCCTCCGCGCTGAGCCGGGAGAGCCGGTAGGCGGCACCGCGGATCTTGAAGGAGCCGGTGCGCTGCAGGTTCTCCATCTTCAGCAGCACGGGGGCGCCGAGCGCATCGGACAGCGCCCGCGAGGGCAGCGTCGGGGTGTGCGAGATCACCTCAGCCAGACTTCGAGCCGCGTCCTGGAACTCGGTCAGGCTGGGGACTACGCTCATCGATTCCTCCGTCTCCGCTCACGCGGAACTGTGCTCCAGATCAGGTCTCCGCTCGGCCCGACACCGGTGCGCCAGGACCCCGAGCTGATGGTCACCGCGGCGACGTTGACGAACGCGGCCAGCGGGACGGCGAAGAGGGCACCGGGGATGCCCGCGATCATCGCGCCGCCCGCGACCACGAGGACGACGGCGAGCGGATGCACCTTCACGGCAGAGCCCATGAGCAGCGGCTGGAGGATGTGCCCCTCGATCTGCTGGACGGCCAGCACGACGACGAGCATCCAGAGCGCGATCCAGGGTCCGTTGTAGACCAGGGCGAGGAAGACGGCGACAGCGCCGGTCACGACCGCACCGACGATCGGGATGAACGAGCCGAGGAACACGAGGACCGCGACGGGCAGTGCGAGCGGAACCTGCAGCAGGAAGGCGCCGAGGCCGATGCCGATCGCGTCGATCGTCGCCACGAAGAGCTGCGTCCGCGCGTAGTTGACGATAGTGGTCCAGCCGTTGCGCGCGGCGCCGTCCACGGCGGGACGAGCCTTACGCGGGAAGATGCGCAGCGTCCAGCGCCAGATGCCGGCGCCGTCGGCGAGCAGGCAGATGAGGATGAACAGCGCCAGCAGAGCGCCCGTGGCCACATGCCCGACCGTGGTGCCGATCGCGAGCGCCCCGGTCCACAGCAGCTGAGCCTGTTCGCTCACGAAGTCGAGGCCCTGCTGCAGGTAATCGGCGATCTGGGTGTCGGAGAGGTTGAGCGGTCCGTCGTGCAGCCACACCTGGAACTGATCGAAGGCCTCTGTCGTGCGCTGCTGCACATCCGGGAGCTGCGCACGCACCTGCCAGACGACGAGCCACATCAGTCCGGTGACGATGGCGATCGTGCCGAGAAGCGAGATCGCGATCGCGAGCCAGCGCGGGAATCCCCGACGCAGCATCCAGGAGAAGGCGGGCCACAGGAGGGCGGTGATGAGGATGCCGACCATGAGCGGGATGACCAGCAGCTTGAGCAGCATCACCAGCCAGATGAAGACGCCGACGGCCGCCGCGATGAGCAGCAGGCGCCAGGCATAGCTCGCGGTGATGCGCAGCGGCAGGGGCACCGCCTCGTCGGCTTCGGTCGTCACGGTCCGCTCGGTCACCACGGGGCGCGGACGGAACAGATCGCGCAGCCGGGGTCGCTGGTCCTCGCTCATCGCCTCAGTCTACGGTCATGCCGTATGCCCTTCGACGTATCTTGCGCACGGCGACGATGTCCGATACCGGGGATACGCTGGCGGCGTGACCGACACCCTCAGTCCCGCCCAGGCACGACGGATCGCCCTCGCCGCGCAGGGATTCACCCGCGCCCGTCCCGCGACCGTGTCCGGACGCCACTTGCATCGCGTGATGGAACGGCTCGGCGTCCTGCAGATCGACTCGGTCAACGTGTTCGCCCGCTCGCACTACCTCCCGCTCTTCTCCCGGCTCGGGGCCTACGATCCGGCGCTCCTGGACCGCCTCTTCCTCTCCCGCACGACGCACTACGTCGAGTACCTCGCCCACGAGGCCACCTTCATCCCCGTCGAGGACTGGCCGCTCTGGCGCTTCCGCATGGAGGACTTCCAGCGTCGCTGGGCCGGAGAGGACTCCTGGCTCCGCACGAACGCGCGAACGGTGCAGTGGGTGCAGGACGAGCTCCGTGCGCGCGGACCGCTGCGCCCCGTCGACCTCCGCGCCGACGCCCCGCGGGAGCGCGGCACGTGGTGGGACTGGGACGAGGTCAAGCTCGCCCTCGAACATCTGTGGCGCACGGGCGACGTCGCCGTGAGCGGGCGCCGCGGGTTCGAGCGCACGTACGCGCTCGCCGAGCAGGTCATCCCCGACGGCATCCGCTCCCGGGAGGTCTCGCGCGAGGACGCCATCCGTGAGCTCGTCCGACGCGCGGCGCGGTCCAGCGGCGTCGCCACCGCGGCAGACCTGGCGGACTACTACCGCCTCCGCGACCGAGCCGCGGTGACGGCGTCGATCGCCGACCTCGTCGATGCCGGCGAGGTGCTACCCGTGTCGGTCCGCGGTTGGGAACGCGGCGGCCGTCCGCTGCCCGCCTGGCGGCACTGCGACGCCGTGCTCCCGCGACGGGTCGAGACCGCCGCTCTCCTCACCCCGTTCGATCCCGTGGTGTGGTTCCGGGAACGCGCGCTGCGGGCGTTCGCGCTGGACTACCGCATCGAGATCTACGTGCCCGCCGCGAAGCGCCGCTACGGCTACTACTCCCTTCCCGTGCTGGTCGGCGACCGGATCGTCGCGCGCGTCGATCTGAAAGCGGATCGCGCCACCTCGACCCTCCAGGTGCAGTCGGCGTGGTGGGAGCCGCAGGCCCGACCGGGGGATGCCGACGCGATCGCCGCGGAGCTCCTGCTCGCCGCGCGATGGCAGGGTCTCTCCCGCGTCTCCGTGTCCGGATGGGGCGACGCGACCGCTGCCCTGCACGCGGCCCTCTCCACGGCCGCTCCGAACGAGGTGCGCCGTCACGTCCATGTCCGAGAGGGCGCGACATGACCCGACGTCGGTGGTGGGTCGTCGGCGGACTCGTCGCGATCCTCGTGGTCGCCGGGGCGGTGTGGTGGGGTGTGTCCGCGCTGCGCTCCCCCAGTCCCGAGGAGGCGGCCCTGGCGTACCTCCGAGCGCTGGAGTCGGGCGACCCGGAAGCGGTCACGACCACCGGGACCGCGGTGTCGGACACCGCCCTCACCGCGTTCGCTGGCACGACGTCGACCATCGAGGATGCCGAGGTCACCAGCATCCGCGACCGTGACGGCGCGGTGTCCGCGACCGTGACCTTCCGGCTCGGCGGTGCCGACCAGGAGGCGCGCCTCACGCTCACGCAGGAGAGCGGCCGGTGGGCCGTCGACGGCTCCGGCCTCGGCGCGATCACCGCCACGACGACGATCGGCACGGCGGTCCAGGTCGGTGGAGCCGCCGTCCCGGTAGACGAGGAGACCGCCCTGCTCCCCGCGGTGTATCGCGTGTCCGCCGCGCCGGCGTCGCTGCTCACGGGCGCCGCCGAGGCCGTGGTGCTGCCGGGTAGCCCCACCGCCGCCGAGGTCGCGGCGGAGCTGCGTCCTGCGGCAACCGAAGCGGCACAGGAGAAGCTCGACGCCTACCTGCAGGACTGCACGGCCGGCGGCAGCATGATTCCCGAGAACTGCGGGATCCGGCTTCCCTGGGGCACAGAGTTCCGTGCGTTCTCCGACGTCGCGTTCCAGGTCGAGCGATTCCCCGGAGTGACCCTCACCTCAGCCGCGTTCACCGCCGACGACGGCATCCTCACGGCGACGGTCACCGGCGTGGGACACGACGGGACGACACGCACGGTCACCTATCGGAACACGGCATGGAGCGTCCGGGGAGACATCGCCGTCACCGCAGACGAACTCGCCCTCACCGTGTGGTGAGGGCGAGGATCAGAACTGCACGCGAGGTGGCTCCGAGATGGCGCCGCTGTCGGCGACCTCGAAGAACTCGCGCTCGGTGAAGCCGAGCCCCTTCGCGAAGAGGTTGTTGGGGAACACCTTGATCTTGGTGTTCAGCTCGCGCACGCCGCCGTTGTAGAAGCGCCGCGCCGCCTGGATCTTGTCCTCGGTGTCGACCAGCGCCTGCTGCAGCTGGAGGAAGTTCTGGCTGGCCTGCAGCTGCGGGTATGCCTCAGCGACGGCGAAGAGACTGCGCAGCGCTTGCTGGAGGTGGCCCTCGGCGATCCCCGCCTCACCGGGACTGCCGGCGGAGAGCGTCTCTGCGCGAGCGCGCGTGACGTTCTCGAAAACCGCCTTCTCATGCGAAGCGTAGCCCTTGACCGTCTCGATCAGATTGGGGATGAGGTCGGCACGGCGCTTGAGCTGGACGGTGATGCCGCTCCAGGCCTCGTCCACGCGGACGTTCAGCTGTACCAGCGAGTTGTACGTCGCCCAGAGATACACGCCGACGAGCAGGATCACCCCGACGACGATCAGTACCGGCACGAGCCATTCCATCAGTGCCCCACCCTTCCCGTGTTTCTCTCATCCTAGACGCGGTGCCTGCACGTGGACTGGGGACGCGGCGCCCCGAGCCCCGGGATCACCTCCCCAGCACCCGCTCCAGATAGCGGTTGCTGAAGCGGCGATCCGGATCCAGGCGGTCCCGCAGCGCCACGAAGTCGTCGAAGCGCGGATAGCGCTCGCGCAGCGTCTCGTGGGTCAGCGTATGCAGCTTGCCCCA includes:
- a CDS encoding isoprenyl transferase, translated to MSRESPGRGPLYRLYTSRLRRQLDPASVPHHVAMMIDGNRRWARQLGFDTAAEGHRAGAAKMQEFLGWCDELGVRVVSLYLLSSDNLRKRDSAELADLIEIIAELAEALSLKGNWRVKHVGRSDILPAELARVLADAEERTKHHTGLHVNLAVGYGGRNEIVDAVRSIITKHEASGGTMEDLAAQLTPEMIGEHLYTGGQPDPDLVIRTSGEQRLSDFLLWQSAHSEFYFVEALGPDLRQVDFLRAIRDFADRDRRFGR
- a CDS encoding DUF4245 family protein; translated protein: MSKGPAINADLGRPETPDETAARKAASSKAYRSSQTVRNLVAALVVTLAVVVVIIALVPRGEPVAAKPIDVAAIAADVESSLGSPAIVPEADEFWRVNAAELQSGAPVVWEVTLAPAAQDERGFIKLAQAFDADASWAPQRLNGIAPTDTVRIGGREWDVYQPGSAGAEANVTYALGTQAGDDYVLLYGSRSADSTAELAESLIPQIRTVSEAR
- a CDS encoding PhoH family protein, which encodes MRTYVLDTSVLLSDPQALFRFAEHSVVLPVVVITELEGKRHDPEIGYFARQALRHLDDLRVEHGRLDFPVEVGEGGTLRVELGNADLSVLPAGIRLSDNDSRILSVAMHLAQDGQDVTIVSKDLPMRVKAASLGLRAEEYLAEQAVDSGWTGIATLDLSGDDISDLYESEVGLSEDVHGLPVNTGLIIHSERGSALGRVTGDGEFRLVRGDRDIFGMHGRSAEQRIAIDLLLDPEVGIVSLGGRAGTGKSALALCAGLEAVLERQQQKKIIVFRPLFAVGGQELGYLPGDQGEKMNPWGQAVYDTLGSVVSGNVIDEVVERGLLEVMPLTHIRGRSLHDAFVIVDEAQSLERNVLLTVLSRMGQNSRVILTHDVGQRDNLRVGRHDGIASVIETLKGHGLFGHVTLTRSERSAIAALVTDLLEGGELS
- a CDS encoding carbonic anhydrase — translated: MTHPLTPAAAWKQMQDGNRRFVRDEPQHPNQNVDRRKDLTAAQHPVATLFGCSDSRLAAEIIFDLGLGDLFVVRNAGQVIGESIVASLEYAVAVLEVPLIVVLAHDSCGAVRAAIDGTAIDADPLPPHIWKLIAPIVPAARKVLAESGGGTVADIDAELVGREHLRNTVNDLLQSSEIISNAVAEGRLGIVGANYRLAEGEAAPVITVGIEAEGIDPATKEGSE
- a CDS encoding class II fumarate hydratase, with protein sequence MTDTEYRIEHDTMGEVRVPVNALYGAQTQRAVENFPISGKGLESTQIAALARIKKAAALANKELGTLDGTIADAIAQAADQVAAGSHDGEFPVDTYQTGSGTSSNMNMNEVLATLASRILGSTVHPNDHVNASQSSNDVFPTSVHIAVTQALIDTLIPALDHLAVALEAKAELWKDAVKSGRTHLMDATPVTLGQEFGGYARQIRLGIERVQSALPRVAEVPLGGTAVGTGINTPLGFPQKVIELLAAETELPITEAKDHFEAQANRDGLVEASGALRTIAVSLTKINNDLRWMGSGPNTGLGELHIPDLQPGSSIMPGKVNPVVPEAVLMVCARVIGNDATVAWAGASGSFELNVAIPVMGTALLESIRLLSNASRVLADKTIDGLQANLDRAAAFAGMSPSIVTPLNKLIGYEAAAKIAKHSVAKGITVRDAVIDLGYVERGELTLEQLDEKLDLLSMTHPG
- a CDS encoding aminotransferase class V-fold PLP-dependent enzyme; this translates as MSTFDDYLGTFDADPGYLNWAAFGPVSPSVRAEVFADADLLGNGRPSSLALVGERIAQAQDVVADLLGVQAADVTLQPSSTHGLMHALYGITGAVVASTAEFPSVSLTLERAATASDRTVTPRWITPDDGRVTPDAVAAILDDDVVALAVSHVDFRTGYRADLAALRDVLGPDRLLIVDAVQSFGVIETDYTVADAVVGHGYKWLRAGRGTGFAWFSPQARERIAPVLSGITGTTASGLFVDELPAPAADARAYTVSMPDPLAAGRLAIGVRDVRDAGVAAIEERVAAQVDAVIETADRHGIAVASPRERSERAGIVALAPEDPARLAAALANAGLVVTARGGSIRVAPHAGTDAETLALLDETLGAFGKESFIVP